The uncultured Pseudodesulfovibrio sp. genome includes a region encoding these proteins:
- the modB gene encoding molybdate ABC transporter permease subunit, translating to MDFTALLITGKLALAVTPLLLCLCMPLAYWLAMSSMPGKRFVEAACNLPMVLPPTVLGFGLLMIMSPTSPLGAAWESLFGFPLPFSFSGLVIGSLIYSLPFGVLPMRAAFEKIDPGIIEAARCSGMTHFQTFCHVILPNALGGLTASAALIFAHTVGEFGVALMLGGSIPGQTKVASIAIFEHTESLEYGQAGLLSLALLLISYLTLLFIGRHGLAGRPAPSRIPDGCHLSHRSAFQDSKRGYHADHIHAVR from the coding sequence ATGGACTTCACGGCGCTCCTGATAACCGGCAAGCTGGCCCTGGCGGTCACGCCTCTGCTGCTCTGCCTGTGCATGCCGCTGGCCTATTGGCTGGCCATGTCGAGCATGCCGGGCAAGCGGTTCGTGGAAGCGGCCTGCAACCTGCCCATGGTCCTGCCGCCCACGGTGCTCGGCTTCGGCCTGCTCATGATAATGAGCCCGACCTCGCCCCTGGGCGCGGCCTGGGAATCGCTCTTCGGATTCCCCCTGCCCTTTTCCTTTTCCGGACTGGTTATCGGCTCGCTCATCTACAGCCTGCCCTTCGGCGTACTGCCCATGCGCGCTGCCTTTGAAAAAATCGATCCGGGCATCATCGAAGCCGCCCGCTGTTCGGGCATGACCCATTTCCAGACATTCTGCCATGTCATCCTGCCCAACGCCCTGGGCGGACTGACCGCCTCGGCCGCGCTGATCTTCGCGCACACCGTGGGCGAGTTCGGTGTGGCCCTGATGCTCGGCGGCTCCATACCGGGCCAGACCAAGGTAGCTTCCATCGCCATCTTCGAGCACACCGAATCCCTGGAATACGGACAGGCGGGCCTGCTCTCCCTGGCCCTGCTGCTCATCAGCTACCTGACATTGCTTTTCATCGGACGCCACGGCCTCGCCGGACGCCCCGCACCCTCAAGGATCCCGGACGGTTGCCACCTCAGTCACCGTTCCGCCTTCCAAGACTCCAAGAGAGGTTATCATGCAGACCATATCCACGCAGTACGGTGA
- a CDS encoding pyruvate carboxyltransferase → MLIDTTLREGAQLFGAYFSMEAKERIVSGLMSIGVDEIELGWVGQEGLDELIYRIGTRRGRTALSVWSPCREADIRKAAGLGIDRINIGVPVSDLHIENRLGTDREGLLERLARTVLAARLLGLEYVSVGLEDLSRADRDFALKAAGLAQDVGASRVRLSDSLGLLTPPAMAELVATFKKELDIDLAVHCHDDFGMATGNAVTALSAGANYADVSLLGIGERSGIAATEELAAYLTLKENSHAYKVEDLRDLCHFVSQAAGVPIPRTKAIAGKDIFACESGLHAHALSKSPELFEPFDPARIGANRMVAVGGKSGRAAVANALADHGLDLPEQGISALVDEVRKLAWELERPLTDSELTKLVKN, encoded by the coding sequence ATGTTGATCGACACCACACTCAGAGAAGGCGCTCAGCTCTTTGGAGCCTACTTCTCCATGGAGGCGAAGGAACGGATCGTGTCCGGCCTCATGTCCATAGGAGTGGACGAGATCGAGCTGGGCTGGGTGGGCCAGGAAGGTCTGGACGAACTCATATATAGAATAGGGACGCGGCGCGGCCGCACCGCCCTGTCCGTATGGTCGCCCTGCCGCGAGGCTGACATCCGCAAGGCCGCGGGCCTTGGGATCGACCGAATCAATATCGGCGTGCCCGTATCCGACCTGCATATCGAAAACAGACTCGGGACCGACCGCGAGGGGCTTTTGGAACGCCTGGCCCGCACCGTTCTCGCGGCCCGGCTCCTGGGCTTGGAATACGTGTCCGTCGGACTGGAAGACCTTTCCAGAGCCGACCGGGACTTCGCTCTGAAGGCAGCCGGACTGGCGCAGGACGTGGGCGCGTCCCGCGTGCGCCTGTCCGACTCCCTGGGCCTTTTGACCCCGCCTGCGATGGCGGAACTGGTCGCAACCTTCAAGAAGGAACTGGACATCGACCTGGCCGTGCACTGCCACGACGATTTCGGCATGGCCACTGGCAACGCGGTTACCGCGCTGTCCGCCGGTGCCAACTATGCCGACGTCAGCCTGCTCGGCATCGGCGAGCGTTCCGGCATCGCGGCCACGGAAGAACTGGCCGCCTACCTGACACTCAAGGAGAACAGCCATGCGTACAAAGTTGAAGACCTTCGCGACCTCTGCCATTTCGTTTCTCAAGCTGCCGGGGTGCCGATTCCCCGAACCAAGGCGATCGCGGGCAAGGACATTTTCGCTTGCGAGTCCGGCCTTCACGCGCACGCTCTCAGCAAGTCGCCTGAACTTTTCGAACCCTTCGACCCCGCCCGCATCGGCGCGAACCGGATGGTCGCTGTTGGCGGAAAAAGTGGGCGCGCGGCGGTCGCCAACGCCCTTGCGGACCACGGCCTCGACCTTCCGGAACAGGGCATCTCGGCCCTTGTCGATGAAGTAAGAAAGCTGGCCTGGGAGCTGGAACGCCCCCTGACCGACAGTGAACTCACCAAACTCGTCAAGAACTAG
- the nifH gene encoding nitrogenase iron protein translates to MRKVAIYGKGGIGKSTTTQNTVAGLAEMGRKVMVVGCDPKADSTRLLLGGLAQKSVLDTLREEGEDVELEDIRKPGFGGTWCVESGGPEPGVGCAGRGIITSINMLESLGAYEESEGLDYAFYDVLGDVVCGGFAMPIRDGKAQEIYIVCSGEMMAMYAANNICKGIMKYAESGGVRLGGLICNSRNTDREADLITELAAKLGTQMIYFVPRDNDVQRAEINRKTVIEWNGDVPQANEYRGLAKAIDENEMFTIPTPLEIEDLEKLLMDYGIMEAA, encoded by the coding sequence ATGAGGAAAGTAGCAATTTACGGAAAGGGCGGAATCGGAAAGTCCACCACCACGCAGAACACTGTTGCCGGCCTGGCCGAGATGGGCCGCAAGGTCATGGTTGTCGGTTGTGACCCCAAGGCTGACTCCACCCGTCTTCTGCTCGGCGGTCTGGCTCAGAAGTCCGTTCTCGACACCCTGCGCGAAGAAGGCGAGGACGTCGAACTCGAAGATATCCGCAAGCCCGGTTTCGGCGGCACCTGGTGTGTTGAGTCCGGCGGTCCGGAACCCGGCGTCGGCTGTGCCGGTCGCGGTATCATCACTTCCATCAACATGCTCGAGTCTCTCGGCGCCTACGAAGAGTCCGAAGGCCTGGATTACGCCTTCTACGACGTTCTCGGCGACGTTGTCTGCGGCGGATTCGCCATGCCTATCCGCGACGGCAAGGCTCAGGAGATCTACATCGTCTGCTCCGGTGAGATGATGGCCATGTACGCTGCCAACAACATCTGCAAGGGTATCATGAAGTACGCGGAATCCGGTGGCGTCCGTCTGGGCGGCCTGATCTGCAACTCCCGTAACACCGACCGTGAGGCCGACCTGATCACCGAGCTGGCCGCCAAGCTGGGCACCCAGATGATCTACTTCGTGCCTCGCGACAACGACGTGCAGCGCGCTGAGATCAACCGCAAAACCGTCATCGAATGGAACGGCGACGTGCCTCAGGCCAACGAGTACCGCGGTCTGGCCAAGGCCATCGACGAGAACGAAATGTTCACCATTCCGACCCCGCTCGAGATCGAAGACCTGGAAAAGCTGCTCATGGACTACGGCATCATGGAAGCCGCCTAG
- a CDS encoding P-II family nitrogen regulator yields the protein MMIMVRAIVRPEKADTVLAALMDNGFPAVTKYSVAGRGKQRGIKIGEVTYDEIPKTMLMCVVNAADKDFVINTIMDAARSGNKGAFGDGKIFVSDVEDVYTISSGVNETAAASEEAA from the coding sequence ATGATGATCATGGTACGAGCAATTGTGCGGCCCGAGAAAGCGGACACCGTTCTGGCCGCTCTGATGGACAACGGCTTTCCCGCCGTCACCAAATATTCCGTGGCCGGTCGCGGCAAGCAGCGCGGCATCAAGATCGGTGAGGTCACCTACGACGAGATCCCCAAGACCATGCTCATGTGCGTCGTCAACGCCGCCGACAAGGACTTCGTGATCAACACCATCATGGATGCAGCCCGCTCCGGCAACAAGGGCGCGTTCGGCGACGGCAAGATCTTCGTCTCTGATGTCGAGGACGTCTACACCATCAGCTCCGGCGTCAACGAGACCGCCGCAGCCAGCGAGGAGGCCGCGTAA
- a CDS encoding P-II family nitrogen regulator, with translation MKEVIAVVRMNMMNQTKAALSEAGVDAFFAHAAEGRGKGFVNSAVVEGAESGYEEAAAVLGEKGKLYPKRMVTVVVPDDMVDDVVEAVMAANKTGKPGDGKIFVLPVGDAVRVRTAETGAKAIA, from the coding sequence ATGAAGGAAGTCATCGCAGTCGTGCGCATGAACATGATGAACCAGACCAAGGCCGCCCTGAGCGAAGCCGGCGTGGACGCCTTCTTCGCCCACGCAGCGGAAGGCCGAGGCAAGGGGTTCGTCAACTCGGCCGTCGTCGAAGGCGCTGAGAGCGGCTACGAAGAAGCCGCCGCCGTCCTCGGCGAAAAGGGCAAGCTCTATCCCAAGCGCATGGTAACGGTAGTGGTCCCCGATGACATGGTGGATGACGTCGTCGAAGCCGTCATGGCCGCCAACAAGACCGGCAAGCCGGGCGACGGCAAGATATTTGTCCTGCCCGTGGGTGACGCTGTTCGCGTCAGAACCGCCGAAACCGGCGCAAAGGCCATAGCCTAG
- the nifD gene encoding nitrogenase molybdenum-iron protein alpha chain: MAKTKKVVQLMPADIKEELLKKYPPKVARKRAKQIMINEATEAEAPPEILANVRTIPGIITMRGCTYAGCKGVIMGPTRDILNITHGPIGCGFYSWLTRRNQTDSSKDGVNYMPYCFSTDMQDQDIIFGGEKKLAAAIQEAYDIFHPKGICVFATCPVGLIGDDIHAVSKKMKEKFGDCNVFAFSCEGYKGVSQSAGHHIANNQVFTNLVGENEEPKEGKYKINLLGEYNIGGDGFEIDRILKKCGITNISTFSGNSTYDQFASAQHADLDCVMCHRSINYVADMLETKYGIPWIKVNFIGAKSTAKSLRKIAEYFGDKELIDRVEEVIAEEMPAVEATRDMVMPHTEGKTAMLFVGGSRAHHYQDLFTEMGMKTLSAGYEFAHRDDYEGRQVIPELKPDADSRNIEEITVEADEKLYNPRKTPDELKALEDAGYEFKHYEGLNDQMDKGTLVIDDLNQYEADKLVELLKPDIFCAGIKEKFSIQKLGVPMKQLHSYDSGGPYAGFKGAINFYKEIDRLVSSKVWSYMKAPWQESPELTATFVWE, translated from the coding sequence ATGGCCAAGACCAAGAAAGTGGTGCAGCTCATGCCCGCCGACATCAAGGAAGAACTTCTGAAGAAGTACCCTCCCAAAGTCGCCCGCAAGCGTGCCAAGCAGATAATGATCAACGAAGCCACGGAAGCCGAGGCGCCGCCTGAGATTCTGGCGAACGTCCGTACCATTCCCGGCATCATCACCATGCGCGGTTGCACCTACGCGGGTTGCAAGGGCGTTATCATGGGCCCGACCCGCGACATCCTGAACATCACCCACGGCCCCATCGGCTGCGGATTCTACTCCTGGCTCACCCGCCGCAACCAGACCGATTCGAGCAAGGACGGCGTGAACTACATGCCTTACTGTTTCTCGACGGACATGCAGGACCAGGACATCATCTTCGGTGGTGAGAAGAAGCTCGCCGCCGCCATCCAGGAAGCCTACGACATCTTCCATCCCAAGGGCATCTGCGTCTTCGCCACCTGCCCGGTGGGTCTGATCGGCGACGACATCCATGCCGTCTCCAAGAAGATGAAAGAGAAGTTCGGCGACTGCAACGTCTTCGCCTTCTCCTGTGAAGGTTACAAGGGCGTGTCCCAGTCCGCTGGCCACCACATCGCCAACAACCAGGTCTTCACCAACCTGGTTGGCGAGAACGAGGAGCCCAAGGAAGGCAAGTACAAGATCAACCTGCTCGGCGAGTACAACATCGGCGGTGACGGTTTCGAGATCGATCGTATCCTCAAGAAGTGCGGGATCACCAACATCTCGACCTTCTCCGGCAACTCGACCTACGACCAGTTCGCCTCCGCCCAGCACGCCGACCTCGACTGCGTCATGTGCCACCGTTCCATCAACTACGTGGCCGACATGCTCGAGACCAAGTACGGCATCCCGTGGATCAAGGTGAACTTCATCGGCGCCAAGTCCACGGCCAAGTCCCTGCGCAAGATCGCCGAGTACTTTGGCGACAAGGAACTCATCGACCGTGTCGAAGAGGTGATCGCCGAGGAAATGCCTGCTGTCGAGGCTACCCGCGACATGGTTATGCCGCACACCGAAGGCAAGACCGCCATGCTGTTCGTCGGTGGTTCCCGTGCCCATCACTATCAGGACCTCTTCACCGAGATGGGTATGAAGACCCTGTCCGCCGGTTACGAGTTCGCCCACCGCGACGACTACGAAGGCCGTCAGGTCATCCCTGAACTCAAGCCCGACGCCGACTCCCGCAACATCGAGGAGATCACTGTCGAGGCCGACGAGAAGCTCTACAACCCGCGCAAGACTCCCGATGAGCTCAAGGCTCTGGAAGACGCCGGTTACGAGTTCAAGCACTACGAGGGCCTGAACGACCAGATGGACAAGGGCACCCTCGTTATCGACGACCTGAACCAGTACGAGGCCGACAAGCTGGTCGAACTCCTCAAGCCCGACATCTTCTGCGCGGGCATCAAAGAGAAGTTCTCCATCCAGAAGCTCGGCGTGCCCATGAAGCAGCTGCACAGCTACGACTCCGGCGGACCGTATGCCGGGTTCAAGGGCGCCATCAACTTCTACAAGGAAATTGATCGGCTCGTGTCCTCCAAGGTGTGGTCCTACATGAAGGCCCCCTGGCAGGAATCCCCCGAACTGACCGCGACCTTTGTTTGGGAATAG
- the nifK gene encoding nitrogenase molybdenum-iron protein subunit beta, with the protein MALLKHTPVEIKERKALTINPAKTCQPIGAMYAALGIHGCLPHSHGSQGCCAYHRSTLTRHYKEPISAATSSFTEGASVFGGHANLVQAIDNIFTVYDPEVIAVHTTCLSETIGDDLNQIFDKAQKGGKVPEGKTCIGAPTPSYVGSHVTGFSNMVKAMAQLAEPSGKKTHKVNVIPGWVEPADMAEIKRLCAMVGVDITLFPDTDGVLNAPLTGEYKMFPDGGVTVKELKKTGDALGTLALGEWCSADAARWLDAKCKVPCTVLDMPFGLAATDRFIDVLRTVAGVSVPDSVAFERGQLVDMISDMHQYFYKKRVALWGDPDQLISMCEFLVSLDMQPVYVVTGTPGKKFEARIKEICADQPFEVKVKAKGDMFLMHQWIKNEPVDLLIGNTYGKYISRDEDIPLLRWGFPILDRQGHQYFPTVGYKGGLRLLEKILGLLLDRKDRDDPETTFELVL; encoded by the coding sequence ATGGCTTTACTGAAACATACACCCGTTGAGATCAAGGAGCGCAAGGCGCTCACCATCAACCCGGCCAAGACGTGTCAGCCCATCGGCGCCATGTACGCCGCCCTGGGCATCCACGGCTGCCTGCCGCACTCCCACGGCTCCCAGGGTTGCTGCGCCTACCACCGCTCGACCTTGACCAGGCACTACAAGGAGCCCATCTCCGCCGCGACCTCGTCCTTTACTGAAGGTGCGTCCGTGTTCGGCGGTCATGCGAACCTGGTCCAGGCCATCGACAACATCTTCACGGTCTACGACCCCGAAGTGATTGCCGTGCACACCACCTGCCTGTCCGAGACCATCGGCGACGATCTGAACCAGATCTTCGACAAGGCCCAGAAGGGCGGCAAGGTGCCCGAAGGCAAGACCTGCATCGGCGCTCCCACCCCGAGCTACGTCGGCTCCCATGTGACCGGCTTCTCGAACATGGTCAAGGCCATGGCCCAGCTGGCCGAGCCTTCCGGCAAGAAGACCCACAAGGTCAACGTCATCCCCGGTTGGGTCGAGCCCGCCGATATGGCCGAGATCAAGCGCCTCTGCGCCATGGTCGGTGTGGACATCACCCTGTTCCCGGACACTGACGGCGTGCTCAACGCCCCGCTGACCGGCGAGTACAAGATGTTCCCCGATGGCGGCGTGACCGTGAAGGAGCTCAAGAAGACCGGCGACGCGCTCGGCACCCTGGCCCTGGGCGAGTGGTGTTCGGCTGATGCCGCCCGCTGGCTCGACGCCAAGTGCAAGGTTCCGTGCACCGTGCTGGACATGCCGTTCGGCCTGGCTGCCACCGACCGCTTCATCGACGTGCTGCGCACCGTTGCCGGTGTCTCCGTCCCCGACTCCGTCGCCTTCGAGCGCGGCCAGCTCGTGGATATGATCTCCGACATGCACCAGTACTTCTACAAGAAGCGCGTGGCCCTCTGGGGCGACCCGGATCAGCTGATCTCCATGTGCGAGTTCCTGGTGTCCCTCGACATGCAGCCCGTCTACGTCGTCACCGGCACCCCGGGCAAGAAGTTCGAGGCCCGGATCAAGGAGATCTGCGCTGACCAGCCTTTCGAGGTCAAGGTCAAGGCCAAGGGTGACATGTTCCTGATGCACCAGTGGATCAAGAACGAGCCGGTCGACCTGCTTATCGGCAACACCTACGGCAAGTACATCTCGCGTGATGAGGACATTCCGCTGCTGCGCTGGGGCTTCCCCATCCTGGATCGCCAGGGGCATCAGTACTTCCCGACAGTCGGCTACAAGGGTGGACTCAGGCTTCTTGAGAAGATTCTGGGACTGCTGCTGGATCGTAAGGACCGCGACGATCCGGAGACGACCTTCGAGCTCGTCCTGTAG
- a CDS encoding radical SAM protein codes for MTARKTVGRLHLPVAPRANARIRFSGGNGNKPAMMPDEAVTWLDHVMEQGKPISIVGITGPGDPLTSPELTLRTLRLVREKYPDLSLCLTTLGMNGAEYAEELAEVGLSHITVLVDAVDPEVAEKIYAWIRPAKRTLPLKEAAELLVTDQARAVSAFKKAGVTVKINTTVYPGYNAGHVEKIASTMSGLGADIMAVVPFHPEEGVEDAPQATDMELLSEIRDRAGRHIDLMPAFNECGEQLVGLESPNKPGASISVMPKPTKERPNVAVVSSTGMDVDLHLGHAIKAMIYGPRGDGLACLLGVRDLPEPGSGNDRWEKLADTLGDCFVLLTASAGENPRKILSRKGLSVLITDGEIEGTVDVLYGGGKKGKKNKK; via the coding sequence ATGACCGCACGCAAGACCGTGGGCCGCCTGCACCTGCCCGTGGCCCCGCGCGCCAACGCACGCATCCGTTTTTCGGGCGGCAACGGCAACAAGCCGGCGATGATGCCGGACGAGGCCGTGACCTGGCTTGATCATGTGATGGAACAGGGAAAGCCCATTTCCATCGTGGGCATCACCGGGCCCGGCGACCCCCTGACTTCCCCGGAGCTGACCCTGCGCACCCTGCGCCTGGTCCGGGAGAAGTATCCCGATCTTTCCCTCTGCCTGACCACCCTGGGCATGAACGGCGCCGAGTACGCCGAGGAACTGGCCGAGGTCGGCCTGTCCCACATCACCGTGCTGGTGGATGCCGTGGACCCCGAGGTGGCGGAGAAAATTTACGCCTGGATACGGCCCGCCAAGCGGACCCTGCCCCTGAAGGAGGCCGCGGAGCTGCTGGTCACGGACCAGGCCCGCGCCGTGTCCGCCTTCAAGAAGGCCGGTGTGACCGTCAAGATCAACACCACCGTCTACCCCGGCTACAACGCCGGTCATGTGGAGAAGATCGCTTCGACAATGTCCGGCCTGGGGGCCGACATCATGGCCGTGGTCCCGTTCCACCCCGAAGAGGGTGTGGAGGACGCGCCTCAGGCCACCGATATGGAGCTTCTGTCTGAAATCCGCGACCGCGCGGGACGCCATATAGACCTCATGCCCGCCTTCAACGAATGCGGCGAGCAGTTGGTCGGCCTGGAATCTCCGAACAAGCCGGGCGCCTCGATCTCGGTCATGCCCAAGCCCACCAAGGAGCGCCCCAACGTGGCCGTGGTCAGCTCGACCGGCATGGATGTCGACCTGCACCTGGGTCACGCCATCAAGGCCATGATCTACGGCCCGCGCGGCGACGGCCTGGCCTGTCTGCTCGGCGTACGCGATCTGCCCGAACCCGGTTCCGGGAACGACCGCTGGGAAAAACTGGCCGACACATTGGGCGACTGTTTCGTCCTGCTGACCGCCTCGGCCGGCGAGAACCCCAGAAAAATTTTGAGCCGCAAGGGTCTGTCCGTCCTGATCACGGACGGCGAGATCGAGGGAACCGTGGATGTGCTCTACGGGGGCGGTAAGAAAGGCAAGAAGAACAAGAAGTAA
- a CDS encoding (2Fe-2S) ferredoxin domain-containing protein — protein sequence MAIPERMIICCQSFRAAGDPKGICHKQTDGFLQYVEEEILDRGLDALVVGSTCLKQCESGPIMVIQPENWWFKGVDSEEAIDAILDGLEDGEPAEEYLAS from the coding sequence ATGGCGATTCCCGAGAGAATGATCATCTGTTGTCAGTCCTTCCGTGCGGCCGGGGACCCCAAAGGCATCTGTCACAAGCAGACCGACGGTTTCCTGCAGTACGTGGAGGAAGAAATTTTGGATCGTGGTCTCGACGCCCTGGTGGTCGGCTCCACCTGCCTGAAGCAGTGTGAATCCGGTCCCATCATGGTCATCCAGCCTGAGAACTGGTGGTTCAAGGGTGTGGATTCCGAGGAAGCGATCGACGCTATTTTGGACGGCCTGGAAGACGGCGAGCCCGCCGAAGAATACCTGGCGTCCTAA
- a CDS encoding GNAT family N-acetyltransferase, which produces MPEAVVIRPATRTDLTGLVSLLGSVSSLREDPAAGDGQRRDLELMLKNGRGRILIASVADRTVVGMCSGRLTIQEAEGGPAVLIEDVVVREDWRGQGLGELLIHRLTEWARADSAGRLMLLADPDAAPAPGFQNNAHRPGNRL; this is translated from the coding sequence ATGCCTGAAGCCGTCGTCATCCGCCCCGCAACCCGCACGGACCTTACCGGTCTTGTGTCCCTGCTCGGTTCGGTCTCCTCTCTCCGTGAGGACCCGGCCGCCGGGGACGGGCAACGGCGCGATCTGGAGCTGATGCTGAAAAACGGTCGGGGACGCATCCTGATCGCGAGTGTTGCCGACAGGACTGTGGTCGGCATGTGCTCGGGACGGCTGACGATCCAAGAGGCTGAAGGCGGTCCCGCCGTCCTCATCGAAGATGTGGTTGTCCGTGAGGACTGGCGGGGCCAGGGCCTCGGCGAATTGTTGATTCACCGGCTCACCGAGTGGGCCAGGGCCGATAGCGCGGGGCGCCTGATGCTCCTCGCAGACCCGGACGCGGCCCCGGCTCCCGGATTTCAAAACAACGCCCATCGTCCGGGCAACCGACTGTAA
- the nifE gene encoding nitrogenase iron-molybdenum cofactor biosynthesis protein NifE — MSTTSSTILEERQDQIHRTGEGAIDIACNRESLAGAVSQRACVFCGSRVVLYPIADALHLVHGPIGCAVYTWDIRGSLSSGPELHRLSFSTDLQETDVIFGGEKKLEAALDELIDRHSPKAAFVYSTCIVGLIGDDLEAVCRKMSEKKGIPVLPVMSEGFKGNKRAGYEAACKAMFRLIGQGDTSDISPISINIFGDFNLAGEIWIIREYFEKMGVQVVANVTGDGRVADIARSHGAALNLVQCSGSTMELAKMMEEKYGTPYKRVSYLGIEDMADSLYKVADFFKDKDPGIVERTQALVRDELSKLMPELARYRKDLEGKRVAMYVGGSFKAFSLVKAFRHLGMKVVVVGSQTGTKEDYAELAEITDPGTIIVDDANPLELSQFIKEKDVDVFVGGVKERPIAYKLGVGFCDHNHERKEALEGFKGMLNFAREIHASAMSPVWQFAPRRANRNKEARKEAVNE; from the coding sequence ATGAGTACGACCAGTTCGACCATACTCGAGGAAAGACAGGACCAGATCCATCGAACGGGCGAAGGCGCCATCGATATCGCCTGCAACCGCGAGTCCCTGGCTGGCGCCGTCAGCCAGCGCGCGTGCGTGTTCTGCGGCTCCCGCGTGGTCCTTTATCCCATAGCCGACGCCCTGCACCTGGTGCACGGACCCATCGGCTGCGCGGTCTACACCTGGGATATCCGCGGCTCGCTGTCCAGCGGCCCGGAACTCCACCGGCTGTCCTTTTCCACGGACCTGCAGGAGACCGACGTCATCTTCGGCGGCGAGAAAAAGCTCGAAGCCGCTCTGGACGAACTCATCGACCGGCATTCCCCCAAGGCCGCCTTCGTCTATTCCACGTGTATCGTGGGACTCATAGGCGACGACCTGGAAGCGGTCTGCCGCAAGATGAGTGAAAAGAAGGGCATCCCGGTGCTGCCGGTCATGTCCGAAGGGTTCAAGGGCAACAAGCGGGCCGGGTATGAGGCCGCGTGCAAGGCCATGTTCCGGCTCATCGGTCAGGGCGACACCTCCGATATTTCGCCCATTTCAATCAATATTTTCGGCGACTTCAACCTTGCCGGCGAAATCTGGATCATTCGCGAGTACTTCGAGAAGATGGGTGTCCAGGTGGTCGCCAACGTGACCGGCGACGGCCGCGTGGCCGACATCGCCCGCAGCCATGGCGCGGCCCTGAATCTGGTCCAGTGTTCCGGTTCGACCATGGAGCTGGCCAAGATGATGGAAGAGAAATACGGCACTCCGTACAAGCGTGTTTCCTACCTCGGCATCGAGGACATGGCCGACTCCCTCTACAAGGTGGCCGACTTCTTCAAGGACAAGGACCCGGGTATCGTCGAAAGGACCCAGGCTCTGGTCCGCGATGAGCTGAGCAAGCTCATGCCCGAGCTGGCCCGCTACCGCAAGGACCTGGAAGGCAAGCGCGTGGCCATGTACGTGGGCGGCTCCTTCAAGGCGTTTTCCCTGGTCAAGGCTTTCCGCCATCTGGGCATGAAGGTCGTGGTTGTCGGTTCTCAGACCGGCACCAAGGAAGATTACGCCGAACTGGCCGAAATCACCGATCCCGGCACCATTATCGTCGACGACGCCAACCCGCTCGAGCTGTCCCAGTTCATCAAGGAAAAGGATGTGGACGTGTTCGTGGGCGGGGTCAAGGAACGGCCCATCGCCTACAAGCTGGGTGTGGGATTCTGCGATCACAACCATGAGCGCAAGGAGGCCTTGGAAGGCTTCAAGGGCATGCTCAACTTCGCCCGCGAAATCCATGCCTCGGCCATGTCTCCGGTCTGGCAGTTCGCCCCCCGGCGCGCCAACCGTAACAAGGAAGCCCGGAAGGAGGCCGTCAATGAGTAA